The genomic region GGCGATCGCGCAGCACATTGCGCAACAGCGTGCCACAACCAGCCCACACACCGACGCTTGGCAGGTTGATCAGGGCGAAGACCGCAGCAATCACAATCACGTTGGTGAAATAGCCCTGCATCGGCGTGTAGGTGCTGATGGCTCCGATGGCCATGATCCAGGCCTTGGGGTTGACCCATTGAAACGCCGCCGCGCCCAAATAACTGATCGGCTTGCCCTCGCCCTGCTCACCCTCGGCGACCGGCCCGGAATGCGCAATCTTCCAGGCCAGGTACAGCAAATACGCCGCGCCGACATAACGCAGCACGGTGTAAAGCAATGGATAGGTTTGAAACACCGTGCCCAGGCCGAAACCGACGGCCACCACCAACACGAAGAAGCCGCAGGTAATGCCCAGCATGTGAGGGATGGTGCGGCTAAAGCCGAAATTCACGCCCGAGGCCAGCAACATGGTGTTGTTCGGGCCGGGGGTGATCGAGGTGACAAGGGCAAACAGAGCAAAGCCCAGCAGCAGGTCGAGTGAGAGTGTCATGGGGGCAGTCCATCAGGGTCAGTCAGGCGTTGACCCTATCGCACGCCTTGAGGGAAACCCATGGACAGTTGCGTGAAAGTTCGAACAGTACAGTTGTCGCTCAGCTTGGGCGATCGTGCAGCTGTACTGCGTGTTCGGCGTTCATCTCGCCTTGCTTGTCGAAACTGAACGACTTGACTGGCTGGCCGAGCAATTCGGCTTTCTTGGCGTGGTACTCCTCGAAGGACAAGCCACGACGATTCAGGGCTTCCAGCGCCAGCTCCCGGGTTTCTTCAGCGGTGTAGGGGCGCAGTTCCGGTGAAACATGAGTGGCACATCCGGCGAGAACGGAAACGGCGAGCAACAAGAAAGTGGTGAGTAGAGGTTTCATTTCGAGCGTCCGGGTAGCTGGGTTCGGGGCAATGAACACAGGCTACCCGCGCGCCCTGACGGGCAGAAATCAATGCTCTCGATAGTGGGTATCGGATCAAAAGAGCGCAGCCTTCGGCAGCACCTATGGCAAGCTTTTTATACCTAAACAATCTATAAATATTAATTTACGGTCTTTTGAGGAATAACAGAGAGCCTTTATAAACAACCCCATCACGTCATGCACTGTTGCTCACGCAACTGTTTGCCTGGCAACAGTCGATCAACAAAGCGTCCGTCAAATCGCACAGCGTCTGCCCACCAACGCGCTGAAAGCCGCGGAACACGGGGCTCCGAAGGATTGGTACAGCTCTTGCTCAATGCTGGTGACTACTCACTGCTCGCTGAGCAACTGTTTAAAAAGGAACTGGTCATGTCGCGTCCATTGAAAGTCGTTGCCCTCTCCGGCGGTACCTGGCGTCCGTCCCGCACGCTGGTGCTGACCCAGGCGCTGTTGGCCGAACTGGCCGAGCAGTTGCCGATCGAGAGCAAGCTGATCGAACTGGGCGATATCGCCCGACCGCTGGGCGCCGCGCTGTCGCGCCAGGAACTGAGCGCCGACATCGAAGCCGAACTGCAAGCCATCGAAAGCGCCGACCTGCTGATCGTCGCCGCGCCGGTTTATCGCGGTTCGTACCCGGGTTTGCTCAAGCACCTGTTTGACCTGATCGACCTCAACGCGTTGATCGACACCCCGGTGATATTGGCCGCCACCGGAGGCAGCGAACGTCATGCACTGGTGCTCGATCATCAGTTGCGGCCGCTGTTCAGTTTTTTCCAGGCTCTGACCTTACCGATTGGCGTGTACGCCACCGAAGCCGACTTCTCCAATTACCAAATAACCAGTGAGCCCTTGAAGGCCCGCATTCGTCTTGCTGCAGAACGTGCAGTGCCGTTGTTCGGCGTGCACCCCAAAAATCTGCTGAAAATCGCTTAAGGATTTCTTCATGGATGTTTTCTGGTTTCTGCCAACCCACGGCGATGGCCATTACCTGGGCACTACTCAGGGTGCGCGCCCGGTGACCCTCAACTATTTGAAACAAGTGGCCCAGGCCGCCGACAGCCTGGGTTATCACGGCGTACTGATCCCCACCGGGCGTTCCTGCGAGGACTCGTGGGTGATCGCTTCGGCCCTGGTGCCGCTGACCGAGCGCTTGCGGTATCTGGTGGCGATCCGTCCGGGGATTATTTCGCCGACGGTCTCGGCGCGGATGGCCGCGACCCTGGATCGACTGTCCAACGGCCGCTTGCTGATTAACGTGGTGACCGGCGGCGACCCGGATGAGAACCGTGGCGACGGCAGCTTCCTCGATCACAGCGAACGCTACGAAGTCACCGACGAATTCCTGCAGATCTGGCGCCGCGTTCTGCAAGGCGAAGCGGTGGATTTCGCAGGCAAGCACCTGCGGGTGCAGAACGCCAAGGCGCTGTATCCACCGGTGCAGAAACCTTATCCGCCGCTGTATTTCGGGGGGTCGTCCGATGCGGCTCATGACTTGGCTGCCGAGCAGGTCGACGTTTACCTCACGTGGGGCGAACCACCCGCCGCCGTGGCTGAAAAGCTTGCCGATGTACGAGAACGCGCGGCGCGCAACGGTCGTACGGTGAAGTTCGGGATTCGCTTGCACGTGATCGTCCGCGAAACCGCCGAGGAGGCCTGGAAGGCCGCCGATAAACTCATCGAGCACATCAGCGACGAGACGATCGCGGCGGCGCAGAAGTCGTTCTCGCGCTTCGACTCCGAAGGCCAGCGACGCATGGCCGCGTTGCATGACGGCCGTCGCGACAACCTGGAAATCGCCCCCAACCTCTGGGCCGGTGTCGGTCTGGTGCGTGGCGGTGCCGGAACGGCGCTGGTGGGCGACCCGCAGCAAGTGGCGGCGCGGATCAAGGAGTACGCGGACCTGGGAATCGAGAGTTTCATTTTCTCCGGTTACCCACATCTTGAAGAAGCTTATCGCTTTGCCGAACTGGTGTTTCCACGACTGCCCGAGCCGTACGCCAGCCTGGCCGGACGTGGCGTCACCAACCTCACCGGGCCGTTTGGCGAAATGATTGCCAATGATGTGCTGCCCGCTCACGCCAAAGCCTGAACACCATCTCTGTGGATGAGAATTTTTGTGGCGAGGGAGCTTGCTCCCGCTGGACTGCGAAGCAGTCCCTGAACAGGCCAATGCAGCGTTACTGAGAGACCGCATCAGCCGGTTTACGACTGCTTCGCAGCCGAGCGGGAGCAAGCTCCCTCGCCACAAAAGCCCTTTCTACAGGAGTTTGCGCCGACTTCAATGAGGAACACCCGCGTGACTGCCAAGCCGCCAAGCGCCCTGTTGCCCCCCTTGCAGACCGCCCGCCAACTGGCCGGCGAGTTTGCCCTGACCGCTGTCGAGCGCGATGAACGCGGCGGTACGCCGAAAGCCGAACGTGACGCCTTGCGCCACAGTGGCCTGCTCGCTTTAAGCATTCCCACCCAGTACGGCGGCCTCGGCGCCAGTTGGAGCGACACCCTGACCATCGTGCGCGAGTTCGCCAAGGTCGACAGTTCGATCGCGCATGTCTTCGGCTTCCATCACCTGATGCTCGCCACCGTGCGCCTGTTCGCCCGGCCTGAGCAGTGGCAACCGTGGTTTGAGCAGACCGCGCGCAAGCACTGGTTCTGGGGCAATGCTCTCAATCCGCTGGACACCCGCACCGTGGTGAAAAACCTCGGGGGCTGGCGCGAGTTTTCCGGTAAGAAAAGTTTCTGCTCCGGCGCCAGCGACTCGGAAATGCTGATCGCCTCGGCCGTCGATGAAAGTGCCGGCGGCAAGTTGTTGATCGCCGCGATTCCCAGCGGGCGCAGCGGCATCACGTTGCACAATGACTGGAACAACATGGGCCAGCGCCAGACCGACAGTGGCAGCGCAACGTTTGAGCGGGTGCGGGTCGAAGAGTCGGAATTGCTGCTGGACCCTGGCCCGCTGAGCACACCGTTCGCCTGCCTGCGCCCATTGATCGCCCAGCTCACGTTCACCCACATGTTCCTCGGCATTGCCGAAGGTGCCTTTGAAGAGGCGCGGCAATACACCCTCACCGAGACCCGTCCATGGCACAAGTCCAGCGCTCCGGATGTGCGCCAGGATCCTTACATACTCGGTCATTACGGCGAGTTCTGGGTGGCCCTCGAAGGTGTTCGTTTGCTGGTGGAACGGGCCGCCGAATTGCTCGACAGGGCTTGGACCAAAGGGCCGAATCTGAGCGCCGAGGAACGCGGACATCTGGCTACCGCGATCGCCACCGCCAAGGTCGCCGCCACGCGCAATGGCCTGGAGTTGTGCAGCCGGTTGTTCGAAGTGACCGGCGCCCGCTCGACTCACGCCTCACTACGACTGGACCGTCACTGGCGCAACCTGCGCACGCAAACCCTGCACGACCCGGTGGATTACAAACTCCATGAACTGGGCGAGTGGGCGCTGAATCAGTCCCTGCCGATCCCGACCTTCTATTCATAGTTTTCCATTCAGGGAGTCTGCCCATGCAACTGCTGACCTTACCACCCTCGCCCGCCCTGGCCACCTCGATTCGCGCCACGGCGCAGGTGTTCGAAGACCCGAAATCCCAGGCCCTGCTCGCTCATTTGCAACAGGTCGCGCCGAGTGAAGCCAGCGTGCTGATCATCGGCGAAACCGGCACCGGCAAAGAACTGGTGGCGCGGCATATCCACAACCTCAGCGCCCGCCGCAACCGCCCGTTCGTTGCGGTGAACTGCGGTGCATTCTCCGAATCGCTGGTGGAGGCCGAGCTGTTCGGCCACGAGAAAGGCGCCTTCACCGGGGCACTGAGCGCCAAGGCCGGCTGGTTCGAGGAGGCCGATGGCGGCACTTTGTTCCTC from Pseudomonas sp. GGS8 harbors:
- the ssuD gene encoding FMNH2-dependent alkanesulfonate monooxygenase, yielding MDVFWFLPTHGDGHYLGTTQGARPVTLNYLKQVAQAADSLGYHGVLIPTGRSCEDSWVIASALVPLTERLRYLVAIRPGIISPTVSARMAATLDRLSNGRLLINVVTGGDPDENRGDGSFLDHSERYEVTDEFLQIWRRVLQGEAVDFAGKHLRVQNAKALYPPVQKPYPPLYFGGSSDAAHDLAAEQVDVYLTWGEPPAAVAEKLADVRERAARNGRTVKFGIRLHVIVRETAEEAWKAADKLIEHISDETIAAAQKSFSRFDSEGQRRMAALHDGRRDNLEIAPNLWAGVGLVRGGAGTALVGDPQQVAARIKEYADLGIESFIFSGYPHLEEAYRFAELVFPRLPEPYASLAGRGVTNLTGPFGEMIANDVLPAHAKA
- a CDS encoding acyl-CoA dehydrogenase family protein, whose product is MRNTRVTAKPPSALLPPLQTARQLAGEFALTAVERDERGGTPKAERDALRHSGLLALSIPTQYGGLGASWSDTLTIVREFAKVDSSIAHVFGFHHLMLATVRLFARPEQWQPWFEQTARKHWFWGNALNPLDTRTVVKNLGGWREFSGKKSFCSGASDSEMLIASAVDESAGGKLLIAAIPSGRSGITLHNDWNNMGQRQTDSGSATFERVRVEESELLLDPGPLSTPFACLRPLIAQLTFTHMFLGIAEGAFEEARQYTLTETRPWHKSSAPDVRQDPYILGHYGEFWVALEGVRLLVERAAELLDRAWTKGPNLSAEERGHLATAIATAKVAATRNGLELCSRLFEVTGARSTHASLRLDRHWRNLRTQTLHDPVDYKLHELGEWALNQSLPIPTFYS
- a CDS encoding LysE family translocator, whose translation is MTLSLDLLLGFALFALVTSITPGPNNTMLLASGVNFGFSRTIPHMLGITCGFFVLVVAVGFGLGTVFQTYPLLYTVLRYVGAAYLLYLAWKIAHSGPVAEGEQGEGKPISYLGAAAFQWVNPKAWIMAIGAISTYTPMQGYFTNVIVIAAVFALINLPSVGVWAGCGTLLRNVLRDRRWLRLFNWGMALLLVASMYPLLLESFS
- the msuE gene encoding FMN reductase is translated as MSRPLKVVALSGGTWRPSRTLVLTQALLAELAEQLPIESKLIELGDIARPLGAALSRQELSADIEAELQAIESADLLIVAAPVYRGSYPGLLKHLFDLIDLNALIDTPVILAATGGSERHALVLDHQLRPLFSFFQALTLPIGVYATEADFSNYQITSEPLKARIRLAAERAVPLFGVHPKNLLKIA